Genomic segment of Paenibacillus sp. FSL R5-0912:
CGGTTCAGGTACTTCTTGCCGGGCCGCAATCTGCGTCAGCTCATAGCCCGCAGGTTCATTGACTACATTTCCCGGATTCCCGGAGAACCCGAGTGTCAGCGTCTCCCCCGGCTGAATATTGGCGTTGTAGCCTGCATTATGTATGACGTAATGATTACCGGTATGCCCGGTGATTTCGGCCGTCCAGAACCGTTCCAGATTCCCCTCATAATCAAAACTCAGCTTCCAGTCCTCAATGGTGGTCTGCGATAGATTCTTAATGGCAATTTCACCGTTAAAAGCGCTTGCCCAGTCACTTGTCACCTTGAAGCTTGTTTCATAGTCTCCTGCCGGCACGATCTGTTCGCTGCCTTGTATATCAAATGCTGCCGGTAGGACCAGTTCCCCGTCACACTTCGCTGTAAAGCCAAAATTCACACTGCTGCCCGCAGGAATGTCCTGGTTGCTCCCTGCATTCTGAATTGCATAAGCACCATTCTCATAGGCCTGCACAATCCCGTTCCAGATATTAGTGATCTCATAGGGCTGGCTGAAGCCCAGTGTCCAATTCTCAATCGTCCGGTCGCCCGTATTCCTGATGGTGACATCCGCGTTGAAGGCCCCCTCCCACTTGGAAGAAATAGTGTAGATTACCTCGTAACCCTCTCCCGTGAAGACCGTTTCCTGCAGGCCGCCCGTTGAGTCCTCTTGAGCCAGAGCAGGCTTGAGCGGAATAGAAGATAATACCAATACTAGAATTACTAATAGAGCAAAGCTTCGTTTCATAATCCTTTTCCTGAACATCGCTACCGTTCCTCCTCGTATTATTACAAATAATAGTTCGAAAAATGATGTAATGTCATGGAGTATTATGAATCTATAATATTTGCAAATAGAGGATTAGGCAACAACAATTGGAAGAAAAGTAGAAGAACAACAAAACCATAATAGCCTATTCTGAATATAACCTCCCGCTTCAGCCATAATAATACAAGCCATTTCATTCACACACCTAAAGGAGCAGATGAATTTGAAAAACAAATGGCTGTTGGCGTTAACATTGGTGCTCATACTCACCTTGACGCAAGCAGCAGGCCCCGTACAGGCACAGGCTGGCGACAAGAAAGAAGCGGCTTGCTTCAGCCCCAGGATGGTTCAGCTGAAAAGCGATATGCAGAAGGTATGGATTGACCATACCATATGGACGCGAAGCTATATTGTCAGCGCCATCTCGAATAACCCGGACCAGAAGGACGTACTGAACCGGCTGCTGAGAAACCAGCAGGACATAGGTGATGTATTCAAACCGTATTACGGGGAGGCTGCCGGCAATAAGCTTGCGGAGCTGTTGAAAGAGCATATTGGGATTGCAGTGAAGATTGTAGCAGCCGCCAAAGCAGGCAATCCCGCCGATGTGAAGAAGCTGCAGGCCGATTGGCATAAGAATGCCGATGATATTGCAACTTTTTTAAGCGCATTGAATCCAAACTGGCCGTTTAAAGCGGTGCAAGAGATGCTGTATACACACCTTCAGTTAATTACAGACATTGTGCTGAGCTGCCTCCAGGGAGAATGGCAAGCAGATATTGCCGCAACCGACAAGAATGAGGTCCATATGATTCATTTAGCGGATGTTCTGTCATCAGGCATTATCAAGCAGTTCCCGGAGAAATTCTAGGGAGCGTAATAAACAATGTTTGCACAATGGCTTTTCATAATCGCCCGGAAGGGGATTGTGGAAAGCTTTTTTATGTGTTTAGCCATAGCAGAGTAACAGAGTGAACTGGCACGATATATTAATCCCCTAATCCCATCCTGTCAAGAAATAATTTCTGTGGGAGCGGCATTGAGGGTATGCCCCCCTAAACTTACCAAGTATGAATGAATTTGCGGGTATGAGGACCATGACTGCTTTTTCCTATTCGTCCGGCTTCACGTAAAATTTGCTACAAGCCTAGCCTAATGATATGCCATAGAAGGGAAGTGCTGTGCATGAACAGCGTGGATATAATCAAATTTGTGGTCCTTTACGGTCAAAAGCCCGAGCATGAAAGTTACGGATACATGGAGCTGAATCAGGAGGGCCATATGATTGCACTCTACAATAATTTTGGTGAGGAATTAGATTTGTATGGGGGTCACGAGCTTGTCCGGGTACGAACGCTTGGCCAATTTGATGACGAGGACCGCGATAATTTCTATTCCTTGTTGGAAAGTGACGGTGTAGGTTAATCCTACCGGATTAACCTGCATCCAGCTAAATATCCCCAAGAAGTGCATCAAGCTGATCCCAATGCTCCGCAGTATGAATCATTTCTTCGGCAAAGCGGGCAGGGACCCTGCTCGACGAATCGAGCGGCGGCTTGATCCACCAAAGCGACTCGATGCACCAGACATACTTGACTGCCCGCAAAAGAGTGCCCGGCGGCAGCGGGTGTACACTACGGTAGCCTTCAGCGAAAGCAGCAACCGCATCCCCGCGGAATCCGCTCCCGCCGAGTGTGCCGGAGAGGACCGCCCGTCCGAGGTCCAGCGCCGGAAACGAGTAGCGTGCCCGGTCGAAGTCAACGATGGCTGTCAGCGCATCCCCTTCGAACAGCAGGTTGTCCGCCCACAGATCAAGGTGGGCCCAGCCCGCTGTCAGAGGCGTAAAGTCCTTATCTCCAAGTGAATCAGCAACCGCCTTCTGTAATAGCAGCGCGTCCCGGACACGCCCAGACGAGCTGCGGGCTGCCTCCCAGCTTACCTCCCAGGCGAGCTCCATCTCCTCGCGCGACAACTGCCAGGCCGGTTCACCCGCCTGCACTGCTGCTCCGACCCCTGATGCCGCCGCGGCACCCCAGACGGTATGCATATCCGCAGCAGCCCGTCCGAGTGCATGCATTCCCTGCTCACCGATCCTGCCGGCTGGCACCATAGCACCCGGACAGCATGTCATGACGGTCATGTATCTTCCGCAGGGCAGGATGTGCATGCAGCGCCCTTCCAGCGTTAAAGGCTCAGGACACGGTCCTCCCGACTGGTACCACAGGAGCTGCAGCTGCAGCGCATTCTCAATCTTGCCGCGAAACTCCGGATCCTCCATCTTGAACCGCCCGGGGTGATAGCTTTTGGCGAATAGCCGCCCCTTATTCGTCCCGATAATCCACTTCTCGTTCAATAGTCCGCGATTCACACGCCCGGCAGACAGCAGCTCAGCCTCAAAATGCTTCTTCAGCCAGCCTGCGATCTCGTCAATTAATTGGTCCTCAGTCGTCAGCAGCATTATAAGCCAACCTTTCTAATCAGATTCCCCTATTCATGATTCTATCTCAACAATGTCAATATTTCTCTGACAGATTTATCAATAAAGGCACGCTCAGGCCGGGATTTCATGAACACAGTCAGTCCGATTAATGATATGACCAGTGTCTGCGCCAGACTCTTTGCGTTAATCCCGGGATCAAGCTCACCTGAACGCAACCCCCGTTCAACCGTTTCCTGGAAGATTACCGAGAGATACATCTGATGTTCTCTGGTCAGGATTGCAAACTTCTCATCATGCGGCGCAAGCTCCACCATCGAGTTTAGGCAAAAGCATCCCCAGTTCGGGTCTTTCCCATATTCCTGTGCCACTAGATTCTCAAAAAAACTGCGGAATGCTTCTTTAACAGAAGAATTAGTCTGGAGTCTGCCCCGGATAGAGGCAGCGTGAGCACTCGTATATTTGCGCAGCGCAGCTTCAAATAGTCCTTTTTTATCTCCAAAGGCGGAGTATAGGCTGGGGCGCTGAATGCCCATTCTTGAAGTCAAATCGCTCAAAGAGGTAGCTTCGAATCCTTTCTCCCAGAATAGCTGCATCGCTGCATCCAATACCTTGTCTTCATCAAATTCACGTTGCCGGGCCAATATAACCCCTCTTTTCATATCGTTCAGTATATTATAATTCTATTGTTCACAGATTACATTGTCAATAAAATTGGGATTGCGCAGCAGGTATTGACATAACCATTTATCAGGGTTACATTTATCAGGAATTATTTCATACCGTTCAGTATGAAATGAAATTTAAGGAGGCGTCTCTTTGGAAAAGGTAGTTGAACAACCGCTTATAGCATCCGAATCCGCTCCGGCATCTCCAATGTCCCGGAGTGTTGCACTCTTATTTGCCATCGCCTGCGGACTGGCAGTCGCCAATATTTATTACGCGCAGCCCCTGCTGGACGCTATCTCGCAGGAATTCGGGATTATTCATTCCTCCGTCGGTCTTGTTATCACCATCACTCAAGTCTGTTACGCTCTTGGACTGCTGTTGCTGGTGCCCCTCGGCGATTTATTGAACCGGCGCTGGCTGATCGCCGGACAGATGCTGGTATCCGTGCTGGCCTTGATTGTGGTGGGCACCGCCCCCACCAGCAGGATATTATTCATAGCCATAGCTGCAGTTGGATTGCTTGCCGTAGTCACACAGACACTGGTTGCCTTCGCCGCAACTTTGGCAGCCCCGGCTGAGCGCGGACGTACCGTGGGCGTGGTAACCAGTGGAATCGTAATTGGGATTCTGCTCGCACGGACATTCGCCGGTGTATTGACGGATATAGCCGGTTGGCGCTCTGTCTACCTGGTCTCTGCGGGTTTAACACTAATTATGGCTGGAGTATTGTTTCGGGTGCTGCCCAAGGATGAGCCCTCAAGAGAATCCTTATCCTACCTGCAGCTGCTGCACTCGCTGTTCACGTTATTCGCACAGGAGCGAATTCTGCGCATCCGCGCTGTACTGGCTCTGCTGATTTTTACCGCGTTCAGTATATTATGGACTTCCCTGGTCCTGCCGCTCAGCGCTCCGCCGCTGTCTTTATCCCATACTGCAATCGGCGCGTTTGGACTTGCCGGAGCAGCTGGAGCGTTAAGGCAGGCCGTCTTGCCGACCGGGGTTTAGGGCAGAGGACTACAGGTGTGGCATTAATACTGTTGCTTCTGTCATGGCTGCCCATAAGTTATACGGAGCATTCGCTTCCCGCGCTAATCATCGGCATTATCCTGCTTGATCTGGCAGTACAAGCCGTACATGTTACCAACCAGAGCATGATTCTTACGGTACGCCCTGAGGCACGCAGCAGGCTTACTGCCGGTTACATGATTTTCTATTCCATAGGCAGCGCCACCGGGTCAATCGCATCTACCAGCATCTATGCTCACTCAGGCTGGAACGGAGTATGCTTGTTAGGTGCAATCGTCAGTGCCCTGGCTCTGCTATTCTGGGCATTAACCCGCCGCCTTAAATAGATAAATATAAGGCCGCCCTTACAGGCGGCTCACGGCTCTCTTATATTCTGTGCATTGCGCAGACTAGTTAAGTTTGGTCACTTCCATTACCTTGCTGCTAAACTGGTAAGTTACACTGACATTCTCTATAATCTCCGTATCCTGATAGGCCAGGGAACCCTTGAACTCCAAGGTATCATTGTCCTTCCAGACGATGTTACTGGCATCACTATAATTTTCATAATCCGGGCGGATCCATGTGTCTATTCCTTGCTCCGCCCCATATTTGACTCTTGCGGATTCTATTAATTCTGGACTGGTTCTTCCTTCCTCCACATTAATAATCTGCACAAATTCACTTTTATTAGAGCTGGTGACGACCGCAACTAACTTCTTATCGGGTGAAGGAATCATATCTGTGATATACATAGAAGGTGCAGAGAAGCTTGAATATTCCTCCAGCTTATTGTCTTTGATCCTCCATAGGACATTCTGGCTTCCATAATCCGAATAATGATTAAATAACGTAAATAACATACTCCCGTCTGCCAGTTTAACAATATACGTACTCCGGTAACTTAAGGACAGAATATCTATGGCAAAAGCAGCCGCATCGGCGATTTTGGGATTCTCATTTCGTGCAAACGGCTGAAGTTTATTTAATGCCTTTGCTCGTAAGCTTGGATCATTGAAGCCTTCCACCAGTCTATTAATAGCAATATATACATGTTCTTCATTGTCACTTTTGAGGGCCTGCAGAAATTTCATCCCATCATACTTAGGAACGGGCAGTAACTCCATGTCTTCAGCTCTCAGATAACGGATGTACGGCTCTGCGTTTTGATTCTTATAATATTCGGTTGCTAATAGCGCAGAAGCGGTTGAGCTATAGAGCACAAGACAAGCAACCAGAGCCACCCACTTTTTAGAAAAGCCTTTTTTCCTTTTCTCCGCTCCGCTCGATCCGGCTGCTTCAATTAAATCCTCATCAATAAGTCCGATCTCGCGGAATAACTCTTCTCTTTTCACAGGCGAACTCCCCCCTTGGCTAAATGAACTCTGAGCTTATTTCTTGTTCTGAAAAGAATGGACTTCACCTTACTGCTGCTCATCTGAAATCTCATAGCAAGTTCCTCTATAGAATCTGAATACCAGTACCGCCTAATAAATATATTTCTGGCTTGCTCCTCTATGCCATATAGAAATTCGTTGATCAAGCTTGCGGTTTCACCCGCTTCATATTCTCCTTCTACCGTATCCGGGGAAGCTATGCACCCTTCCAGTTCGGTTAGAATGGCATCAAACTGACGGTTGCGTTTCTTGGCTGTAATATAGCTATATCTATCGAGCGCTATATTACGTGTAATTCTTCCTAGAAATACAGATAGCTTCCTGGGCATCGTTGGCGGAATTGCATTCCACGCTGCCAGGTATGTATCATTCTCACATTCATCAATATCTGAGAGATTGGATAGGATGTTTCGGGCAATCACTCTGCAGTAAGCCCCGTATTTATCCTTGGTCTCTACAATGGCCTGCTGTGAACGCTGTAAGTATAGGCGGACTATTCCCTGATCTTCCATCTGTCATTCTCCTTTTAATCTCTTATCTATACAGTAGGGAATTGTTGGAACGGGTTGCACTTATATTATAATTTCCACAGAAAAAATCCCAGCGCATAAGAAGTATCCCTCTTATCAGCCAGGATTAAGATATGTTCAGAACAATTTAAAAGCTAATTATTCCGCGTTCACTATAAGTGTGTCTTCATCTTCACCGGGTTCAGGTGCCAGACTTACAGTGAGGTCCACAGTCAGGGTATCCGTTATAGCGGTATCCGTCCAGGACGTTCCGTCCCATATCTGCTTCAGATAGGTCACCGTTATCTTGAAATCACCTGCTACAGAGGGAAGGTACTCGGCCTCATATACCAGATCAGTAACGGTAAACGTTCCCGACTTGCCTGCCTCCGTGGAGTTCCACGCTAACGGTTGATGCCGCTCGTCGCCGATGATTGGCGATGTGTTGCCCTGATTATAGCCCTCCGCTGTCAGGACCGTCTACCGCCTTGAACAGCTCCAGCTTCTTGTCGTTCACATTCATCCGGTACATATAATAGTTATTGGCATCCTGCACCCGGAAGAGGATGCCGGCATTGGCATTCGCGATGGGAACTTCACTTTGGCTTCCACATACCTCCTCTAGATCCATATTGGCTCCTTATGCATGGTGAAACGGGCAGGACAACCTCAAATAAGTAACCGCTTTCATAACATGCCCTCACCTACGGAGTTATTTCTTACTATAATCCTGGTCCATGAAGAAAGGAGCGTGGCAGGCCCACTCTCCAGGGATACAATTATACTGTGCTGTATGAACTACACCGCTCTCTGTAGAGCAGGAAAAGTCGTAATAACACTTTGCTTAGCGAATCAGCACTTCCTTTGTCACCTGTGCAGGGGGCCGCCAAAGAACAACGAATTACTCATAGAAGGACTACTAAACTGGAGGGATTGAAATGGAAATTCTGAAAACAAAGGAAGCTGCGGAGCTGCTGTCCGTTAGCCAGACTACGATCAAACGCTGGGCGGCCATGTTCCCCGATTTCTTTCCAAAGGACCGTCTTGGACATTATACCTTCTCGGAGCGGCAGATCAGCCAGCTCAATCATATTAAAGGCCGTATTAATCAGGGGGAAGCACTGGAATGCATCCATCTGGATCTCACGAATGACAACCTGCCAAGGGGCCCGCTGCAAGAGAATCTAAGCCCTGATACAGACGGTGACCCTATGAATAAAATATGGTCCCGGATCGGGTATATTGAACACGCGCTGGATCAGAAAGCAAACGAGGTAGTTTCGATTCAGTTGCTCCAGCAGCGTGCTGAACTTGAGGATATGCGTGTAATGATTAAACAATTATCCGCAACGCTGGAAACGATGCAGAAGCCCGGCAGTAACTCCCTCTCCACGTATGAAGAGCTTCATCCGGTTGCCGCCGGCAGGCTGACGTCTCCGCCAAGGAAGCGCGGTCTATTGCGCTCCTTTTTCCCATTCCTATAGGCCCGCCTCTTCACACAAAAAAGGTGCGACAAGCCCGGTTCATCACCAGACGCTCGCCGCACCTTCACTCTCCAGCTTATATTAATGCGTTGAAATGGCCATCCGCGTCCACCGTCGCCGTCCGGGGATCGGTGAGACCGATACCCTTGAAGCCTCCCGTTCCTTCATTGCGCCAGAGGGGGAGGTGATCCTGAAGCGGAGATGCCGGTACGAAATTGGCAGGGGTGCTGCTTCCGCTCTTTAGTACGAGCTGGGACTCCAGCAGCCGGATTTGCCGCTGCAGCTGCTCCCGCCGGTACGGAGTCTGCATCTGACTTCCCTGTGCCGCATTCACTTTATCCAGTTCCATCATCAGCTGGTTGCGCTGCTTCTCCAGGGAACTGACATCACTCTGTGTACCGCCATAGGCCGCAATGGGCTGTACGGAGCTGATGCCTGATACTGTCTGTGCCGCCATGATCTTTCCCTCCGTTTCCTTGGCCCCTACTCCAAATTCAGCCAAATTCGTAAGTTCTAATCATCTTTATTACCCCGCGTGCCCCGTTATGACAACATCAGAACCGCAACTGGACAATAATCGTCGTATAGTCTCAGCCGGCCGCTTGTTTCGGACCTACCAAAGACCCACCGGAGGCTGGCTAAAGTCCCTTCCGCCCAGTCCCCTACTCGTCCTTCAACCGCCGCACATACAGAACAACCGACACAACCGTTAATACAACCGTCCATGCCAAAATGATGAGAAGGGGTTTCAAGACATCTCCCGTTGTATATCCTGTATCGCTTAGACCCAGCAAATGCACAAGCTGGCTGCTTGGCATGTAATCCAGCACCTTGAAGACCGGGTAATCCTTGGCCAGTACTGCTCCCCAGGGTGCACCGGTGAATATGAACGCCACCGGGAGTATAGATAATGAGGCTTCAAGCACCGTCTTGGAGAATAAACCGCAGATTGTACCGGCTGCCGTGTATAGAATAATTGACAGAATGATTGCTGCCGTAAACGTTCCTATATTAGCCGGCTCATAGCCCAATATATATGTTGAAATAGCCAGAACAACAGCGGACATGACAAAGACCAGGCTGCTTTTTCCGATCAGAACATCCATGGCCGTGGCCGGAGTCAGCATTAATGACCTTAAAGTGTTACGCTCCTTCTCCTCTGCGATCAGGCAGGCTTGTGCCATACTCGTCAGGATCACTAACGATGTATTCAGAAGAAAACCGATCGCTCCAGGTAAGGCTGAGCCTGCACTTCGAAAAAGAAATGCGAAGAGTATAGGAAATACCAGAATAATCGAGATCGCGTAATTGCGCGAGAACTCTTTGTAATCCTTCACAAATATCGCCCGGGCCCGTTTCAATGAGATACTCATAGCAGCTCACTTCCTGTCATTTTAATGAAAATATCACCGAGACTGGGCTCTTTCGTCTCGATCCGGTCAATGAGCCCCCGCTTCATCCAATCCGCGATCCGATCCGCCGTCTCCTCACCGATTGGAAGCTCATAGGCTTCCCCGTTGGTTAAGTCAACACTAACTGCATTCTTCCGGTGCTGCCGTTTAAGTTCCTTTGGTGAGCCGATGACCTGAATTTGTCCCTGATACAGAATGGCTACACGGTTGCACATCAATTCTGCTTCAGCCATATCATGCGTAGTCAGAAAAATCGTTGTCCCTTTCTCATTCAGGTAGCGCAAGCCTTTATAAATATGTGCGGAGTTCACCGGGTCCAACGCCGAGGTAGGCTCATCTAAGAATAATAATTCCGGCTCATGGATAATCGCGCAGGCCAGCGTAACACGCTGACGCATCCCTTTCGATAAAAGATTGACTTTCTTTTTGCGCTCCCCGCTTAAGTTCACAAACTGCAGCACCTTATCGACTGCAGCTTTGGGAAGATCATATAACTTACGGTACAGCTCCAGATTCTCCTCAACCGACAACCGCTCATAGA
This window contains:
- a CDS encoding glycosyltransferase, with the translated sequence MKNKWLLALTLVLILTLTQAAGPVQAQAGDKKEAACFSPRMVQLKSDMQKVWIDHTIWTRSYIVSAISNNPDQKDVLNRLLRNQQDIGDVFKPYYGEAAGNKLAELLKEHIGIAVKIVAAAKAGNPADVKKLQADWHKNADDIATFLSALNPNWPFKAVQEMLYTHLQLITDIVLSCLQGEWQADIAATDKNEVHMIHLADVLSSGIIKQFPEKF
- a CDS encoding phosphotransferase; translation: MLLTTEDQLIDEIAGWLKKHFEAELLSAGRVNRGLLNEKWIIGTNKGRLFAKSYHPGRFKMEDPEFRGKIENALQLQLLWYQSGGPCPEPLTLEGRCMHILPCGRYMTVMTCCPGAMVPAGRIGEQGMHALGRAAADMHTVWGAAAASGVGAAVQAGEPAWQLSREEMELAWEVSWEAARSSSGRVRDALLLQKAVADSLGDKDFTPLTAGWAHLDLWADNLLFEGDALTAIVDFDRARYSFPALDLGRAVLSGTLGGSGFRGDAVAAFAEGYRSVHPLPPGTLLRAVKYVWCIESLWWIKPPLDSSSRVPARFAEEMIHTAEHWDQLDALLGDI
- a CDS encoding TetR/AcrR family transcriptional regulator, translated to MARQREFDEDKVLDAAMQLFWEKGFEATSLSDLTSRMGIQRPSLYSAFGDKKGLFEAALRKYTSAHAASIRGRLQTNSSVKEAFRSFFENLVAQEYGKDPNWGCFCLNSMVELAPHDEKFAILTREHQMYLSVIFQETVERGLRSGELDPGINAKSLAQTLVISLIGLTVFMKSRPERAFIDKSVREILTLLR
- a CDS encoding RNA polymerase sigma factor: MEDQGIVRLYLQRSQQAIVETKDKYGAYCRVIARNILSNLSDIDECENDTYLAAWNAIPPTMPRKLSVFLGRITRNIALDRYSYITAKKRNRQFDAILTELEGCIASPDTVEGEYEAGETASLINEFLYGIEEQARNIFIRRYWYSDSIEELAMRFQMSSSKVKSILFRTRNKLRVHLAKGGVRL
- a CDS encoding MerR family transcriptional regulator, giving the protein MEILKTKEAAELLSVSQTTIKRWAAMFPDFFPKDRLGHYTFSERQISQLNHIKGRINQGEALECIHLDLTNDNLPRGPLQENLSPDTDGDPMNKIWSRIGYIEHALDQKANEVVSIQLLQQRAELEDMRVMIKQLSATLETMQKPGSNSLSTYEELHPVAAGRLTSPPRKRGLLRSFFPFL
- a CDS encoding ABC transporter permease gives rise to the protein MSISLKRARAIFVKDYKEFSRNYAISIILVFPILFAFLFRSAGSALPGAIGFLLNTSLVILTSMAQACLIAEEKERNTLRSLMLTPATAMDVLIGKSSLVFVMSAVVLAISTYILGYEPANIGTFTAAIILSIILYTAAGTICGLFSKTVLEASLSILPVAFIFTGAPWGAVLAKDYPVFKVLDYMPSSQLVHLLGLSDTGYTTGDVLKPLLIILAWTVVLTVVSVVLYVRRLKDE
- a CDS encoding ABC transporter ATP-binding protein — translated: MDVIQVERIRKRFGQRDALTDVSFSIPKGEIFGFLGPSGSGKTTLIKILTAQLNPTSGQASVFNEPADRMRQSAQKMRFGILTDNSGLYERLSVEENLELYRKLYDLPKAAVDKVLQFVNLSGERKKKVNLLSKGMRQRVTLACAIIHEPELLFLDEPTSALDPVNSAHIYKGLRYLNEKGTTIFLTTHDMAEAELMCNRVAILYQGQIQVIGSPKELKRQHRKNAVSVDLTNGEAYELPIGEETADRIADWMKRGLIDRIETKEPSLGDIFIKMTGSELL